The Solanum pennellii chromosome 4, SPENNV200 genomic interval tcttttgataaaaaaaatgttctGCCTTTCTGTACTAAAATAATTCACCTTACATCATTGATATGTTTGACGCTATTGGTTTCTGATCATTTCACTGCAGTTGTAACTTAACTCTTTTTTTCGGGTGAGTTCTTAGCTTAAATCATGACTTGAGATTTATTGCAAAGTAGTATGTTGCCATTACTATATACATGTTATTGGTACCCTGGTTGTAGAAACTCTGTAAACACAAATTTCAAATCTTTGAAACATGTTATTTGTGTTTAGAATTCAGATATCTGCCAAGTGATGTGCTATTGTGCAGTTTGAGTTGTCTTTTACTTAAAACTAGTGACTTTATGATTTGAAAATCAGTGGAAGACAGATCTTTTTGggtgtaatttcttttttattctgcTATGTCTACAGGCTGTGACAAATCTATTGAATAATGATAATATCTCTGATGTTGACCGCCTGCGCCTTGTCATGCTGTACGCCTTGCGCTATGAGAAGGAGAGTCCTGTTCAACTCATGCAGCTATTCAACAAATTAGCATCTCGGTCGCCCAAGTATAAGCCTGGGGTAAGGAGGAGTACTATGATTATTTCCCCTTTTCAGATTCTTTTTTGTGTTAGTCATGCTATCTTGGTTCTGTTTACTTTTATTACCTGTATCTTACAAGTTATTCTGCCCCTGCCCAATATCTCCTTGTGAAAGAGTAAAAGAAGATAATTAGGACCTCACTCAGTGCCTTCTGTAAAGgccatttttcttttagctaACGGTTAATGTGCTTATTCGTTATGTTGATTGATCTGATCTGTTTGTGGGTGCTAAAAAGTGATTGCTTCTGATGGTCTTCAAAGATATTTTGATGGCCTGGCCTTAAAGATTCTACTTTTCTGTTTATGCTATGATGTTTGTACAAAAAGGGATAAAAAGAGGAATAACTATTCTATTCTCTGAATGCTTGGTTATTATGTTTCATTTAAGTAGGTACAAAGTCAGTGGTCTTGTTTAGTCCATGCTGGTTGTTGCTTATAGTTTATATGTAGGGATTGATATCAAAGTAGGTTTTCTTCTATCGTTAATCTGCACTTGATGTTAAATTGACAATCTTATCTGACAAATGAAGTCATTTTTATTGGTTATGGTTTGAAGCTAGTGCAATTCCTTCTAAAGCAAGCAGGAGTTGATAAGAGAACTGGAGATCTGTACGGGAACAGAGATCTCCTGAACATTGCACGTAACATGGCTCGTGGGCTCAAGGTGTGTCTAGAACTAGAATACTTTCTTTCTGTCTCTGTAATATTAACAAAAACCAGAAGTTTAAAGTAATATAGGATGGTAGAAACATCTCCTCAAGCATTTGTACTTGAGAAAAGAAAATGTCACATTATAGACAATTTATTGATCCCTTCGGCCATGGCTGTATTTTTTAGTTCACGGTGCTTGCAGAGAACTTAAAAAGGTCATTGATAGACCTATTTTTGTGTCTCTAAGTtcattttaacatgtttttgatTAAACAGAAGTATTTCTTTAGGTTACACCAAGTAGGTTTTGTATTACAAGTACACATTAAGCGTTCGAGCAATATACACAATCTTTTATACAAACAGGAATTTCCTGGTTATACAACGATATAATAtagacataattttttttttaataaaggtGACAAAATGCTGCTATTTTCCATAATATGCTTCTGTTTGATTCTAATTCTTGTTTTGTCCACCAACTTATTGACATGTCTGCTACTCTTTTTAGGATAACCCGTTGTATTTTCATAACAGAAAACACCAATTTAACTCTTAAGGCAAAGCGACAATGTAACAGCAGGTGATCAGTAACCTCTTCACATTGTTTGCTGATACAGCAACTACTAATGATAATAAATCTTCTATTCCTTAAACCGTTTCCCATCAGAACAGCATCACACACTGCACACGTTGTAAAAGAATCCACCTTTCTCGAAATGCTAGAATTCCAAATGGTTTGAACAGAAGTATCTCACAGATGACTCTATTAAGTTAAAATATCCTCCTCCTGCTGTGTAACTTCTGGAACATTATCCTCCTCCAGAAATGATTCTTATTTTACTTTCCTACGCCTTCTAGATGTAGATGTTAGTAGTTTACAGTTGTCTTTTGTCACAGGGGGTTGAGAATGTGTATACCCAGCATCAACCACTTCTATTCCAGACTATGGAGAACATCACCAGGGGTCGATTGAGAGATGTGGACTACCCTTATGTAGGAAATCACTTTCAGCAAGCAAGGTCAGTCAGCTGAGCTGCAatgatatttcaaattttactaTTTCCATACAGGATTGAGCCTTTTCTCTAGTTTTAGTGCCCCAAGAGACTAAGTAGAACTCTAGCAGTTTGACACAGGAAGTGCAACTACTTCCATAAATAATTCTGGCATTCATGAGATCTTTCTCATAGTAAGTATGTATCTCCGATACTGAAGCCACAATGTTGTGATTGAAATTAATAACCTAGCTATTGGAGCAATTGAAATTGATTCACGATACCTCTTTGACTAAATTTTCTTCCCCTGAATATGGAGTTCATGCATTGGTCCTACTTTTGTTAACATAACCAATAGCCAGACGGGCGGCATATATGGGTCATAGCTGCCCGCCGGCGGtgtcaacttttttttttttataccaAGATCATTGAAGCTCTGATATCATGTTCAAGTTTGTGACCATCTCATTTAAAAGGTTAAGCTGTTAGAGAGACCACACTTATATTATTCAATACTAAACACCATTAATTTCATAACACCTAACCTTACAATTACCATCAAACCACTCCAACAAGAAAACTCTGGGTTAACAATCAAGAACTAGAAAATCCGACCCTTAGTCATTATCTTTTCCCGCCTTAACAACAATAAACAACAACCTTTCCATTCAGACTCCGTGCCCAAAGGCCTATGAATGAAACCTTTTGTTCATCTCCaagaatattataaaataaaatacatgtcTAACTATTCAGTGTAGAAAACCTAGCCTACCTGGTGCTAAACAACTATTGTAGAAAGTTTACTCGTGATCTTTGACTCATTTTGTGAATCTTTAGCTTGTTTTTGGTCTAAAATAGCAACATAAGTACAAAATACATCAGAATAGACCTAAATATTCTCCAATTATATCCATATCCCAAACCTTAGGCAAACCTCATGATTATTCCACCCAAAACAGAGTTTTTCCACCATTAATTCACCTAAAACTACCAATTTTATGTTAATGTTACATAAGTGAATTACgataaataaatcaagaataACCTTTCTTAAGAGCTCAAGAGTCTTATGATTTTCCCACATTATATGAATTCAAATTCTTCTCCAGGGCTACAATGATATTCTCTGTGGCCTAGGAATCAAACTACAAAAGTAGGAGATTAGATTGCTCTAGGTCGCCCTTTCTCTTCTCTAGTATTGGGATTTTCCCACCTTAGATGAATCAAAATTCTCCCTAGGGCCCCAAttaccttctctaaggcctagGAATCGAATCGAACTACAAAAATAGATCAGATTACTCACATATTCGAAGATTCCtaataaagaatgaaatttgTCCTAGGTCGACCATGAATACAAACCATCTCCTAAGCTTTATTCTCCAAAATGTTCTTGGGGTTTTCCACAATTATAGGTGCTGGAGAATCAAGAATAGGGTTGACTCTGACACCATATTAAGAAAATTGACCAtgggcctaactcaacccaAAAGAGTTCACTCATGCGGTAAGGAATGCCCAAAACCATATAAGAAGATCACAATACATTCCTTCAATCAATGTGGGACACTCTAAGAAGATCCGTGTTGCAATAGCGGATCGTATTTTGATCTCCTCTAAGTCTTGCACAATGTTTCCTTTTGGCAACCATCCTTTCTATGTGACTACAGTTTCAATGCACACTGGCAATGTGGAAGACCTTATTGTCACGACTTTTATCTGGCACTTAGGCCGCGACAGGGCACCTGAAGAGCTTACTACCCATTAGGTGAACTCTAAGCTAAATGCgtagaaaaataaagaatataccAATAGTGCGAATACATTATCCAACTACTGAGTGTGGCCAAAAATCCCATAAATGGCCGAATCATGAAGCTACTAGTTTGAATACAAAATACGAGAAGTAccaagtcttttttttttgacactAGTAGCATTTGTATTTCAGTCACTACTTAGGTAGTACTGAAAAAccatatttacataaaagaagaaaagggtTATAGTCTTTCCAATGCCTGCTTAAGAAGAAGAACGCACCATGATCCAACAGTACTCACCTCGACTGAACTGGACTGAAGAAAGCTGAAATAATTTAGGTACCTGCTACGTGGTTGCCATCTGTAGCTCCTGCACACACAAAAACATCAAAAGTGCGAGTCTAAAGACCCTACAAGATCATCGGCACACCCTCTTAGCTTACCTGTGTTGGCAAGTCTTAGAAATCTCTGCTAATGCAGAATAACACAGAAATCAGTACAAATATAAGACTAATAATACGGATACTGAGCTATGTCTGAAATCATGTATACATACACGTAATGCACACCCCTTCAAGCAGTGATGTACACAGAATCTTTTGTAAGTGGTGTCAACACTTGAAGTAGTGAAATAAATTACTATATCGACATGAGAGATGCTAGAATAACTTCATGTtagttgaattatatttttataactcTGATTTTTAAGAGCAAGTGTTTTGGCACATTGGTTAAAtccaataaaatttgaaaaaaataattgcgCATGAAGCTAATTTCGAACACCCAGTGTGCTTCTGCAATTTCAAGCGTAAGACCATCAGACCACGTGGCATTGTCTGTCAAGCGGTGTCATTCACTGTTTATatatccacattttcatattgTTTGTAGGTATATTCAGTTTAAAATATTCGATGAAGCGGTTTAGAATGACACTGCTTCGACTAACGTGCGTCCTCTCCTGCCTTCAAGATCTGTTTGATACAGATGCATGTTGCGTTCCTCCTCCACCCAAGGCAAAAGAAAAGCTTCTTTCCAGCGGCAGGTTATTCAACTTCGGAATGGTTGGAACCTTTAAAATATATACCAAAACCAACTCTAGCTCCTGCTTCACAGacctttaaaacttttttctcttctctttgtaGTTTTCCAAACTTTATATTTGAAATGAGGTCAACTAAACTTCCTCACGTTTTTAGGGTTCAAGATGAGGTGGAACATGGACAAAAATATTATGGTGCTTAAACTATTCATGTGGctaaaaataaattgttcatCACATACAGGCCACAGGAAGTGGTGATCTTCGTTGTTGGTGGGACAACATATGAAGAGTCACGTTCGGTTGCTCTACAGAACTCTACGAACTCTGGGATTCGTTTTATACTTGGTGGTTCTTCCCTTCTAAATTCTAAAAGGTATGCTCTCCCTTGTACGCCAACCATCATTCTATATTTGACGTTTTCTTCACACATTGGAGTCCTGAAGCTTATTTCCATCATTCAGAACATGTTTTTTGATTGTTATTCCTCATCGTCTCCCAGTTACATTGAACTCTTCATAAGGTTTATTTAGTTTTAGCATTCAGTTAACTGAAATCTTTGTGTGTAATGGATCTGGTGGACCTATAGATTCTTGAAGGACCTTGAAGAAGCTCAGAGAATCGCTCGTATAAGCACCAATATGCTTTGAATTTTGGACTCTACAGTAGCTTGTGAAAATCTGAAAATATAGAATCACAGGTAAAATCTACATTCAGCTAGCAATCACTATAATCATTGTACAACCCTTTCAGGGGCAGTTGTATGATGACAGTATCTTTCATTTTTAGTCTAAAGGGGGATACTTGGATTCTGCAGAAGTACATAACGAGCTGAGTTTGCTGATGAAAATTCCCATAAATACATTGTGTAGCCACTGTAATCATCGTCTTTCATAGCTTCCGCGTCCTGCCCAAGTGAGAAGGTTTTGAGACCACCTCATCTGTGTGCCACTTTTCATGTCTAGATTTGTTGTGTACATGTAGTGTTCTCATATTCCTAAGATACTTCTCTTGACTTGTAGTCTTGTAGCATATCTGTTCTCATGTCCTGACTGTTATTTGGAATCACATAAAGCTTACATATGGTACAGTACATCTTACAGTAGTTTCTGTGAAGGTAGTTATTaatgttatgtttatttttcccctttgatatattttaagtaGGCAATTGAACATGCTATTTCATCTTGTGATTTGAAATCAAGAGACACTCAATATTTGGACATATGTAATTTCATCTTATGAATAATTTCAAACTCTCCAAAAGGCTTTGTTTGGGAATTTCACATCATGATTTTACATTTTccaaatacaaaaattttacaagttcatatttgtaaaaaaataaaataaaaaatccatCATTTATATCTACATAATATTTTGCGAGAATAttaatgaagtgatgaaatattcacggagtaaaaacataattatatagTTACTAATGATACTAATGATGTTGATCAACAAATTACTTAATAAATATGGTACGCGATTACTCATGTTTGTGTTTACTTTTTTATGAGACTAAGGTTTAATCCATAAAtgctttacttttctttttaatagtatattatatttttgttatgaaTTTCTATTTATTTGGTAAGATAgtataaataattgaaataattcTGATAGTTTTCctgatcaaatatttttttttaattaatcagAGGTTTACTTTTTACCTTCCAAACACATTTTGGTAACACTTTTATTTCTCTCCGCCAAGGGTGTGTATTGGTTGATTCAATTTGATTCCATTCACTATCGGTttgatttatcaatttttaaatatgctagatcaattatcaattactaagatttttttttaatttttaatttatcgaTTATTTGTCCTTAacgttttgatttttgatttaatcaataaaaaactcataaaataaatgtataacTTCTCCAATAattaagcgcaacatgacaataATGTAAACTTACACAATGCCCATAAAATAGAAGAATCAATGACTAACCGGAGAAgaactctaaaaaaaaaaaactagaacaATAATGTGAATTAACaactaaatgacaaaaataacattctactattttctttatttttaattatttgttcattttttttactttattttgacggataaagaaatataatattttaaaaaagatagaACCTTTTAAAAAGTAACTAATAAGATActgatattaaatttttttgatagttATATAGATGTACTATAATCTTAATGAGTTATGAATTTAGTTAGTAAGATACCAACattaaattaaagtttaatatttatataagtatACTATAATCTGGTTATCCATAGTCgataacataatattaaaaaggtaaaaaaataaaaaacaatctggatttgatttattaatcggtcattttcttttttcacacCCTTAATTCCGACGGAACCCTAAAAACAATTCCGACGGAACTTTTGGGCAAaatctcttatatatatataaaaaacaaacTGTTTCCAGTATAGCAATCGATTACTCCGACGAATTTAACGATGCAGTCTTCTTCGTCGGAACTTCCGATTAGCAGACGTTTCTTCAAGGTTATGGTGCCTGGTTTTCACTCTAAACTTGTAAGATATCACTGccatttctttctattttttcttaatttttttaattttttttttgggtggtaTCAGTTTTCTATATGAACGGAAGAGAAACTTCCAGAATTTATGGTGTTTTTGATAGTATATTCCAATTTTTGTTCAATTCACCTGGTATTGCAGACAATTCCACCAGCTTTTTTTCCGAAGCTAAAAGGGGATAAATCAGAAAAGGGGACAATAATAAAGGGCAAAGATACATGGAATGTTGAAATTAATCGATCCGAGAAGGGCATTATCTCGTTTGATAAGGGTTGGGAGGAATTTGTGCAAAATCATGACCTAAGAGTTGGAGATTTTGCTGTGTTTGAGCACTTGGGTGATATGCGTTTCAGTGTTACACTTCTTGATTCAACTGGCTGTGATAAGAAGTTGTTGGAGAAGAGTGAAGTAGTACCTTCccaggagaaaaagaaaaaggtgaaCTCTGCTCAGCCCGGAACAGGTAATTTCCctaaagttgttatttttcctcTATTGGTGTATAGAAATTACTTTTCATATTGATACATTTATAGTAAGAAATTATAATCCTGCCTAAGATCAAGGACAACAACCAAACACCTTACCTTTAATAGATCTCCAGATTCTTTTGCTTTGCTTCCCTACAGTTGAATCTAA includes:
- the LOC107016101 gene encoding B3 domain-containing protein REM9-like, yielding MQSSSSELPISRRFFKVMVPGFHSKLTIPPAFFPKLKGDKSEKGTIIKGKDTWNVEINRSEKGIISFDKGWEEFVQNHDLRVGDFAVFEHLGDMRFSVTLLDSTGCDKKLLEKSEVVPSQEKKKKVNSAQPGTEKRKVEGDQPHYQCMKGSSEFTARIKEYNVRKRSPYMHIPTEFCQSNALFQNTTMTLTGPSGKSCPVSLRICNGGKTLYACITRGWHDFFSSNKLKVGDVCLFQLDRSKSDSNSIAIDVRVL